A part of Clostridium novyi genomic DNA contains:
- a CDS encoding DNA gyrase/topoisomerase IV subunit B, whose product MSLVENKNKNSYDVTDLTSLEKLEPVRVRPGMYIGSTGTKGLHHCIWEILDNSIDEIANGYGDKVTLILNKDKSVTIIDNGRGIPTGIHPIKKKSGVEMVFTELHTGGKFNNKNYKTSGGLHGVGAAVVNALSEWVEVEVYQKGHIYKQRFEYAEDKSLNKKMPGTPITPLEIIGDTNNTGTKITFKPDKEVFSTTDFKFEVIDERLQELAFQNKGITLVIKDERKEDIIEKEYHSERGLLDFIEYLNESKTPIHKEPLIFEGEREVNSIKVYSEVCIQFTDSSTENIASYVNNIPTTESGTHETGFKTGMTRAFKEWARKLNIVKEKDRGFEGDDLREGMTAILRVKISNPIFEGQTKTKLGNNEAYTVMNELAYTKIGEWIEDNKEIATQIINNAVSAAARRDKIKKINDAEKKKIGKGAAPLAGKVSICTLKKPDVCEFIVVEGDSAGGSAKQARDRRFQTIMPSKGKIMNTEKQRLENVLASEELKLFNTAIGTGVLENYNEDDLKYNKIIILSDADVDGYHIRTLWITYIYRYMKSLITNGHLYIALPPLYKVYKNSKNGEVKRYAYSDDELEVAKREIGKGALIQRYKGLGEMNPDQLWDTTLNPETRTLQQITIEDAAKAEKMISLLMGDVVEPRRNYMYKYAEF is encoded by the coding sequence ATGAGTTTAGTAGAAAATAAGAATAAAAATTCATATGATGTTACAGATCTGACATCTTTAGAAAAATTGGAGCCAGTAAGAGTCAGACCTGGTATGTATATTGGGTCTACTGGGACAAAAGGATTGCATCATTGTATATGGGAAATATTAGATAACTCCATTGATGAAATAGCTAATGGATATGGAGATAAAGTTACTTTAATATTAAATAAAGATAAAAGTGTAACAATAATAGATAATGGTAGAGGAATACCAACTGGAATACACCCGATAAAGAAGAAGTCAGGTGTTGAAATGGTCTTTACGGAATTACATACTGGTGGTAAATTTAATAATAAAAATTATAAAACTTCTGGGGGATTGCATGGAGTTGGAGCTGCTGTTGTAAATGCATTATCAGAGTGGGTTGAAGTAGAAGTTTACCAAAAAGGGCATATATATAAGCAAAGATTTGAATATGCAGAAGATAAATCACTTAATAAGAAAATGCCAGGTACACCTATTACTCCTCTTGAAATAATTGGAGATACAAATAATACAGGAACTAAAATTACATTTAAACCAGATAAAGAAGTTTTTAGTACTACTGATTTCAAATTTGAGGTAATAGATGAAAGGTTACAAGAATTAGCATTTCAAAATAAAGGTATAACATTAGTAATTAAAGATGAAAGAAAAGAAGACATCATAGAAAAAGAATATCATTCAGAAAGAGGTCTCTTAGATTTTATAGAATATTTAAATGAAAGCAAAACACCTATTCATAAAGAACCATTAATATTTGAAGGAGAAAGAGAAGTAAATTCAATAAAAGTTTATAGTGAAGTATGTATACAATTTACTGATTCAAGTACAGAAAATATAGCTAGTTATGTAAATAATATACCTACTACTGAGTCAGGGACTCATGAAACAGGATTTAAGACTGGTATGACTAGAGCTTTTAAAGAATGGGCTAGAAAGCTAAATATTGTAAAAGAAAAGGATAGGGGTTTTGAGGGAGACGACTTAAGAGAAGGAATGACAGCAATATTAAGAGTTAAAATAAGTAATCCTATATTTGAAGGTCAAACAAAAACAAAGCTAGGTAATAATGAAGCATATACGGTTATGAACGAACTTGCTTATACTAAAATAGGAGAATGGATTGAAGATAATAAAGAAATAGCTACTCAAATAATTAACAATGCAGTATCAGCAGCAGCTAGAAGAGATAAAATAAAGAAAATAAATGATGCTGAAAAAAAGAAGATTGGAAAAGGTGCGGCACCTCTTGCAGGAAAAGTATCTATATGTACATTAAAAAAACCTGATGTATGTGAATTTATTGTAGTTGAGGGAGATTCAGCTGGTGGAAGTGCAAAACAAGCAAGGGATAGAAGATTTCAAACTATAATGCCTTCTAAAGGAAAAATAATGAATACAGAAAAGCAAAGACTTGAAAATGTTTTAGCAAGTGAGGAACTCAAATTGTTTAATACTGCAATAGGAACGGGTGTTTTAGAAAATTACAATGAAGATGATTTAAAATATAATAAAATAATCATTTTAAGCGATGCAGATGTTGATGGATATCATATAAGAACATTATGGATAACTTATATTTATAGATATATGAAATCTTTAATTACTAATGGACATTTATATATAGCACTTCCTCCATTATATAAAGTATATAAAAATAGTAAAAATGGAGAAGTAAAAAGATATGCATATAGTGATGATGAATTAGAAGTAGCAAAGAGAGAAATTGGAAAGGGAGCATTAATACAAAGATATAAAGGACTTGGAGAAATGAATCCGGATCAGCTATGGGATACAACTTTAAATCCTGAAACTAGAACTCTTCAACAAATAACCATTGAAGATGCTGCTAAAGCTGAAAAGATGATTTCGCTTTTAATGGGAGATGTAGTAGAGCCAAGAAGAAATTATATGTATAAATATGCGGAATTTTAA
- the deoD gene encoding purine-nucleoside phosphorylase encodes MSVHIEAKENEIAKTVLMPGDPLRAKFIAENFLEDVVCYNKVRGMYGFTGTYKGKRVSVQGSGMGIPSMSIYANELIESYGVKNLIRVGTCGSINKDLKIRDIILAMGACTNSGTNKMRFNGMDFAPIASFDLLKKAYDTALNKGLSVKVGNILSSDLFYNDDKNEINLWSKYGVLGIEMETSGLYTLGAKYGVNTLTILTVSDSLITGEETTAKERETTFTKMMEIALDIAE; translated from the coding sequence ATGAGTGTACATATAGAAGCTAAAGAAAATGAAATAGCAAAAACAGTTTTAATGCCTGGGGATCCATTAAGAGCAAAATTTATAGCAGAAAATTTTTTAGAAGATGTAGTTTGTTATAATAAAGTACGTGGTATGTATGGATTTACAGGTACATATAAAGGAAAAAGAGTGTCAGTTCAAGGATCAGGAATGGGAATACCATCTATGTCCATATATGCCAATGAATTAATAGAAAGTTATGGAGTTAAAAATTTAATTAGAGTAGGAACATGTGGTTCTATAAATAAAGATCTTAAGATAAGAGATATTATATTAGCTATGGGAGCATGTACTAACTCAGGTACCAATAAAATGCGTTTTAATGGAATGGATTTTGCACCAATAGCCAGTTTTGATTTGCTAAAAAAGGCATATGATACTGCTTTAAATAAAGGATTAAGTGTAAAAGTAGGAAATATATTAAGTAGTGATTTATTTTATAATGATGATAAAAATGAAATAAATCTTTGGTCTAAATATGGTGTACTAGGAATTGAAATGGAAACCAGTGGACTATATACTTTAGGAGCAAAATATGGAGTTAACACGCTTACAATATTAACTGTTAGTGATAGTCTTATAACTGGTGAAGAAACTACTGCGAAAGAAAGAGAAACTACATTTACAAAAATGATGGAAATTGCTCTTGATATAGCTGAATAA
- a CDS encoding tetratricopeptide repeat protein: MSKNTCKVDNYKVIGKSFYRKRFIDEALKFYNKAYNLDQGKKDVELLLDMALIYDEIGEYISAIKKYKEILNINPNDERAYYGLAIIYDNKEEYEIAIEYYKKAITINPKYNRAYFFLAGAYDAVGKKEEAIKCYKEVLNMDKKDFWANLNLGSIYEELNKNELAIEFFDKSISIDPYNYLALFNKAVVMNKIGKIEEAIKYYNLSIKENKNYPYSYLNLAVLHVSKNKYEEAVKIITNGIKHNPDEGFLYYNRACYYIHLNKFQESIKDLYKAVELYPDFISYIKDDQELNPIKHLKLYNELIYFND; the protein is encoded by the coding sequence ATGAGTAAAAATACATGTAAGGTAGATAATTATAAAGTTATTGGAAAAAGTTTTTATAGAAAACGTTTCATAGATGAAGCATTAAAATTTTATAATAAAGCTTATAACTTGGATCAAGGTAAAAAAGATGTGGAACTGCTTTTGGATATGGCATTGATATATGATGAAATAGGTGAATATATAAGTGCTATAAAGAAGTATAAAGAAATATTAAATATAAATCCTAATGATGAGAGAGCATATTATGGATTGGCAATTATATATGATAATAAAGAAGAATATGAAATTGCTATAGAATATTATAAAAAAGCTATAACAATAAATCCTAAATATAATAGGGCCTATTTCTTTTTGGCTGGAGCGTATGATGCTGTAGGGAAAAAGGAAGAAGCTATAAAGTGTTATAAAGAAGTATTAAATATGGATAAAAAAGATTTCTGGGCTAATTTAAATTTAGGTTCTATATATGAGGAGCTTAATAAAAATGAACTAGCAATTGAATTTTTTGATAAAAGTATAAGCATAGATCCATATAATTATTTAGCACTGTTTAATAAAGCTGTTGTTATGAATAAAATAGGAAAAATAGAAGAAGCTATAAAATATTATAATTTATCAATAAAAGAAAACAAAAATTATCCATATAGTTATCTTAATTTAGCTGTATTGCATGTAAGCAAGAATAAATATGAGGAAGCAGTAAAAATTATAACAAATGGAATTAAACATAATCCTGATGAAGGATTTTTATATTATAATAGAGCTTGTTATTATATACATTTAAATAAATTTCAAGAGTCAATAAAGGATCTATATAAGGCAGTAGAATTATATCCAGATTTTATATCATATATAAAAGATGACCAGGAACTAAATCCTATAAAACATTTAAAACTATATAATGAATTGATATATTTTAATGATTAA
- a CDS encoding SAM-dependent methyltransferase: MSKFFLNKFLKNLFSETCEVQYWDGTVEKFGEGESKFKILINKHISEKEIIKDPFLTLGEAYMDNIIDFQGNIQEIIEAIYKNKESFLHKASIFSKLYNVTKHSIKQNKKDIQYHYDLGNDFYSLWLDKTMSYSCAYFKDNSDSLDDAQRHKVSYILKKLNLNKGDKLLDIGCGWGELIIDAAKEYGVKATGITLSEEQVEKVNERIKENNLENLVEVKLMDYRELIKEHKKFNRIVSVGMIEHVGRKNIPEFIEDVSELLEDEGVSLLHCITAQIEGEANEWIKRYIFPGGYIPSIRELVYNMAENNLHLVDVESLRLHYSKTLECWAKNFEENLEEVKKIKDERFIRMWRLYLNSCAASFHYGVIDIHQFLVTKGLNNKLPMTRGYLYK, translated from the coding sequence ATGAGTAAATTCTTTTTAAATAAATTTCTAAAAAATTTATTTTCAGAAACTTGCGAAGTTCAATATTGGGATGGAACTGTAGAGAAGTTTGGTGAAGGTGAAAGTAAATTTAAAATATTAATAAATAAACATATATCTGAAAAAGAAATTATTAAAGATCCATTTTTAACATTAGGGGAAGCTTATATGGATAATATAATTGATTTTCAAGGAAACATTCAAGAAATAATTGAAGCTATATATAAAAATAAAGAGAGTTTTTTACATAAAGCTTCTATATTTTCAAAATTATATAATGTAACTAAACATTCAATTAAACAAAATAAAAAAGATATACAGTATCATTATGATTTAGGTAATGATTTTTATAGTTTATGGTTAGATAAAACTATGAGTTATTCATGTGCTTATTTTAAAGATAATAGTGATTCTTTAGATGATGCTCAAAGACATAAAGTAAGTTATATTTTAAAAAAGTTGAATCTAAATAAAGGAGATAAACTTCTTGATATAGGATGTGGATGGGGAGAGCTTATAATAGATGCAGCTAAAGAATATGGTGTTAAAGCTACAGGAATAACTTTAAGTGAGGAACAAGTAGAAAAGGTTAATGAAAGAATAAAAGAAAATAATCTAGAGAATTTAGTAGAAGTTAAACTAATGGATTATAGAGAATTAATAAAGGAACATAAGAAATTTAATAGAATAGTAAGTGTTGGAATGATAGAACATGTAGGAAGAAAAAATATACCTGAATTTATAGAAGATGTTAGTGAATTATTAGAAGATGAAGGAGTTAGTTTATTACATTGCATAACAGCTCAAATTGAAGGAGAGGCTAATGAATGGATTAAACGATATATATTTCCAGGAGGATATATTCCATCAATAAGAGAGTTAGTATATAATATGGCTGAGAACAATTTACATTTAGTAGATGTAGAAAGTTTAAGACTTCATTATAGTAAAACTTTAGAATGTTGGGCTAAAAATTTTGAAGAGAATTTAGAAGAAGTAAAAAAGATAAAAGATGAACGATTTATTAGAATGTGGAGATTGTATTTAAATTCTTGTGCTGCATCATTTCATTATGGGGTAATAGATATACATCAATTTTTAGTTACAAAAGGTTTAAATAATAAATTACCAATGACTAGAGGATATTTATATAAATAG